Proteins co-encoded in one Corynebacterium lujinxingii genomic window:
- a CDS encoding class E sortase — protein MADKKINVSQVIGEVLLTVGALLLLFAFYESYWTNLASARMQDEVQTRLEEQWVNPRKAAGVELGDAFAKMYIPVFGQDYQFAIVEGVREPELLTGPGHYPDTQYPGQDGNFAIAGHRVGKGAPFNDLGALKACDAIVVETQEEWVTYRVLPMSPDPAARRAEGADCLPEQLNERIAAGDYSQVLGREITLPGNIEVVNPMPGSRSTKVEPGMEGLITLTTCHPQFSNAERMIIHAVRTEVAPKDQAGALPPAMTEVD, from the coding sequence ATGGCTGACAAGAAGATCAACGTCTCGCAGGTCATCGGCGAGGTGCTGCTGACCGTCGGCGCGCTGTTGCTGCTGTTTGCGTTCTACGAGTCGTACTGGACCAATTTGGCGTCGGCGAGGATGCAGGACGAGGTGCAGACCCGGCTGGAGGAGCAGTGGGTCAACCCCCGCAAGGCCGCGGGAGTCGAGTTGGGCGACGCGTTTGCCAAGATGTACATCCCGGTCTTCGGGCAGGACTACCAGTTCGCCATCGTGGAGGGCGTGCGCGAGCCGGAGCTGCTTACCGGCCCGGGCCACTACCCGGACACGCAGTATCCCGGCCAGGACGGCAACTTCGCCATCGCCGGGCACCGCGTGGGCAAGGGCGCGCCGTTTAACGACTTGGGTGCGCTGAAGGCGTGCGACGCGATCGTCGTGGAAACGCAAGAAGAGTGGGTGACCTACCGCGTCTTACCGATGTCCCCGGACCCGGCAGCGCGACGCGCGGAGGGCGCGGACTGTCTGCCGGAGCAGCTCAACGAGCGGATCGCGGCCGGCGATTACAGCCAGGTGCTGGGCCGGGAGATCACGCTGCCGGGCAACATCGAGGTGGTTAACCCGATGCCGGGGTCGCGTTCCACGAAGGTGGAACCCGGTATGGAAGGTCTGATCACGTTGACCACGTGCCACCCGCAGTTCTCCAACGCAGAGCGCATGATTATCCACGCGGTGCGTACCGAGGTGGCGCCGAAGGACCAGGCGGGCGCACTCCCGCCGGCGATGACGGAGGTGGACTAG
- a CDS encoding TetR/AcrR family transcriptional regulator: MAAATSKKKQPSRRRDRPSPRQRLLDAATKLFTEEGIRVIGIDRILREADVAKASLYSLLGSKDNLVVAYLEELDAQYRSRWGERAAKAPDADSKILAFFDMAIEEEPEKEFRGSPFLNAAAEYPRPEAESEERIVETCANHRHWMHTTITELLNDKNGYDSSELTDELLIFLEGGLAGARILRDDDPLRTARSLAESKLGAPPPDYSI; this comes from the coding sequence TTGGCCGCCGCCACGAGTAAGAAGAAGCAGCCCTCGCGCCGTCGCGACCGACCGAGTCCGCGGCAGCGGCTTCTAGACGCAGCAACGAAGCTCTTCACCGAAGAAGGCATCCGCGTCATCGGCATCGACCGAATTCTGCGCGAGGCGGATGTGGCGAAGGCGTCGCTGTACTCGCTGCTCGGCTCGAAGGACAACCTGGTGGTGGCGTACCTCGAGGAGCTCGACGCGCAGTACCGGTCCCGCTGGGGCGAGCGCGCGGCGAAGGCGCCGGACGCGGATTCGAAGATCCTCGCGTTTTTCGACATGGCGATCGAGGAAGAGCCGGAGAAGGAGTTCCGCGGCTCGCCGTTTCTCAACGCTGCCGCCGAGTACCCGCGCCCCGAGGCGGAGTCGGAGGAGCGCATCGTGGAAACCTGCGCGAACCACCGCCACTGGATGCACACGACGATCACTGAGCTGCTGAACGACAAAAACGGCTACGACTCGTCTGAGTTGACCGACGAGTTGCTCATTTTCCTGGAAGGCGGGCTCGCCGGTGCGCGCATTTTGCGTGACGACGACCCACTGCGCACCGCCCGCTCCCTCGCCGAATCGAAGCTGGGCGCCCCGCCACCGGACTACTCCATCTAG
- a CDS encoding GlsB/YeaQ/YmgE family stress response membrane protein, producing the protein MTLSMSIIGWIILGGLAGWIASKIKGRDAQMGIGLNILVGVIGGLLGGWLLSLFGVDVEGGGWIFSFLTCLLGAVILLWIINAVTGRRR; encoded by the coding sequence ATGACTCTATCGATGAGCATTATTGGTTGGATTATCCTCGGCGGACTCGCTGGCTGGATCGCGTCCAAGATCAAGGGTCGCGATGCGCAGATGGGCATCGGCCTGAACATCCTCGTCGGTGTGATCGGTGGTCTGCTCGGTGGTTGGCTGCTCTCCCTGTTCGGCGTTGACGTCGAGGGCGGCGGTTGGATCTTTAGCTTCCTCACCTGCCTGCTCGGTGCGGTGATTCTGCTGTGGATTATCAATGCGGTGACGGGTCGACGTCGCTAA
- a CDS encoding universal stress protein, translated as MTQEETREDIIVVAVDGSPASDNAIRWAANTAMKRGIPLRLAASYTMPQFLYAEGMVPPQEIFDELQRDTMQTVDRARDIALEVAPDLRIGHAVAEGSPIDMLLRMSNECTMIVLGSRGLGGLSGMVLGSVSGAVVSHANCPVVVVREDNAVTEANKYGPVVVGVDGSEVSQKATEVAFEEASARGAELLAVHTWVDTNIQGPGAGYAVSEDHWNAVQQEKQELLDELLAGLVEQYPNVEVKKHIARDRPVRALTSAAENAQLLVTGSHGRGGFKGMLLGSTSRALLQSAPCPMMVVRPE; from the coding sequence ATGACCCAGGAAGAAACCCGCGAGGACATCATTGTCGTTGCCGTCGACGGCAGCCCGGCGTCCGATAACGCAATTCGGTGGGCTGCGAACACGGCGATGAAGCGTGGCATCCCGCTGCGCCTTGCCGCGAGCTACACCATGCCGCAGTTCCTGTACGCCGAAGGCATGGTTCCGCCGCAGGAGATTTTCGACGAACTGCAGCGCGACACCATGCAGACCGTGGATCGCGCGCGCGATATCGCGTTGGAGGTTGCGCCGGATTTGCGGATCGGGCATGCGGTTGCGGAAGGTTCCCCGATCGACATGCTGCTTCGTATGTCCAACGAGTGCACGATGATTGTGCTCGGCTCGCGCGGTCTCGGCGGGTTGTCGGGCATGGTCCTCGGATCGGTTTCCGGCGCTGTGGTGTCCCACGCGAACTGCCCGGTCGTGGTGGTGCGCGAGGACAACGCGGTAACCGAGGCGAACAAGTACGGCCCGGTTGTCGTCGGTGTGGACGGCTCCGAGGTGTCGCAGAAGGCAACGGAGGTGGCGTTCGAGGAGGCGTCGGCACGCGGTGCGGAATTGCTCGCGGTGCACACGTGGGTCGACACTAATATTCAAGGCCCGGGCGCCGGCTACGCGGTTTCCGAGGACCACTGGAATGCGGTGCAGCAGGAGAAGCAGGAGCTTCTCGACGAACTGCTGGCCGGTCTGGTCGAGCAGTACCCGAACGTGGAAGTGAAGAAGCACATTGCCCGCGACCGTCCGGTGCGCGCGCTGACGAGTGCGGCCGAGAACGCGCAACTTCTGGTGACCGGCTCACACGGTCGCGGCGGCTTCAAGGGCATGCTGCTCGGGTCCACGTCGCGTGCGCTGCTGCAGTCCGCGCCGTGCCCGATGATGGTTGTGCGGCCGGAGTAA
- a CDS encoding pseudouridine synthase, whose product MTLPMPSEKKAINGSTIAPRSMRVNLLHMARKKGRPTLPLPPRDGLGASRVRVPEGPGIRALDFLWHVVSTQRHRHPDDDLSAVQQRFDDSLVVLRDTTPVLADDWLAPGTDIFFYRRPAPEKPVPYSITTVYEDGDILVVDKPPFLATMPRASHITETATVRLRRSTLNEELTPAHRLDRGTSGLLLLTKRRDVRGAYQDLFARREVDKVYEAIAPLRSLRVPAIWEHHLVKEHGDPAGAVVPDLEPNSRTVVSSATRLSSEEEASLVSLYDVDGPLGRYVLHPVTGRTHQLRLQMMAEAAPILGDTIYPNLLPAEAEDFSLPMRLRCTGLAFIDPLSGQPRSFQLD is encoded by the coding sequence ATCACCTTGCCAATGCCATCCGAGAAAAAGGCGATCAACGGCTCAACAATTGCTCCAAGATCCATGCGGGTTAATCTACTACACATGGCGAGGAAGAAGGGCCGACCGACGTTGCCGCTGCCCCCGCGCGACGGTCTCGGCGCGAGCCGCGTACGCGTCCCTGAGGGCCCCGGCATCCGCGCCCTGGACTTCCTCTGGCACGTCGTGTCCACCCAGCGCCACCGCCACCCCGACGATGACCTTTCCGCGGTGCAGCAGCGTTTCGACGACTCCCTCGTCGTCCTCCGCGACACCACCCCCGTGCTTGCCGACGACTGGCTCGCCCCCGGCACCGACATCTTCTTCTACCGCCGACCAGCGCCCGAGAAGCCGGTCCCATACTCCATTACGACGGTGTACGAAGACGGCGACATCCTGGTTGTGGACAAACCGCCATTCTTAGCGACGATGCCCCGCGCCTCCCACATCACCGAAACCGCCACCGTTCGACTGCGCCGCTCCACCCTCAACGAAGAACTCACCCCCGCCCACCGCCTCGACCGCGGCACGTCCGGCCTGTTGTTGCTCACGAAGCGCCGTGACGTCCGCGGCGCCTACCAGGATCTTTTCGCCCGTCGCGAAGTGGACAAGGTCTACGAAGCGATTGCGCCGCTTAGGTCGCTCCGTGTGCCTGCCATCTGGGAACATCACTTGGTGAAAGAGCACGGAGACCCCGCCGGCGCCGTCGTCCCGGATCTCGAACCGAATTCTCGGACCGTCGTTTCCTCCGCGACTCGTCTCTCTTCCGAGGAAGAGGCCTCCTTGGTGTCGCTCTACGACGTTGACGGCCCGCTTGGCCGTTACGTCCTCCACCCCGTTACCGGCCGCACCCACCAACTCCGCCTGCAGATGATGGCCGAGGCAGCCCCCATCCTCGGCGACACCATCTACCCCAACCTGCTCCCCGCCGAAGCCGAGGACTTCTCTCTCCCAATGCGTCTGCGCTGCACCGGCCTAGCTTTTATCGACCCGCTCTCAGGCCAGCCCCGCTCATTCCAATTGGACTAG
- a CDS encoding ATP-binding cassette domain-containing protein produces MTIHTSGLTRHFGATEVLNGVDLDLGPGIHGLLGRNGVGKSTLLRIVAGQLKPTSGTVEVFGQRPFDNARVMDNTCLTGVDTAYPGWWSAADVIKGARLRYRTWDQAIADNLIADFALDAALSTRYEKLSRGQRAMVSIVIGLASGTELLLLDEPYVGLDTHNTSVFYRHLLPQADSGRTIVMATHHIDDAAKVLDSAVILGRDGVVVKQCVPEDADRYAVAGPELVPIDDAPRHARAAKFDDLIEHVLEVS; encoded by the coding sequence ATGACAATCCACACGTCCGGCCTGACCCGCCACTTCGGCGCCACCGAAGTCCTCAACGGCGTCGATCTCGACCTCGGCCCCGGCATCCACGGGCTGCTCGGCCGCAACGGCGTGGGCAAATCCACGCTGCTGCGCATCGTTGCCGGCCAGCTCAAACCCACCTCCGGCACGGTCGAGGTGTTCGGCCAGCGCCCCTTCGACAACGCTCGCGTCATGGACAACACGTGTCTGACCGGCGTCGACACCGCGTACCCGGGGTGGTGGTCCGCCGCCGACGTCATCAAAGGCGCGCGCCTGCGCTACCGCACGTGGGACCAGGCGATCGCCGACAACCTCATCGCCGACTTCGCCCTGGATGCTGCCCTGAGTACCCGCTACGAGAAACTCTCCCGCGGCCAGCGCGCAATGGTGTCCATCGTCATCGGGCTGGCGTCCGGAACCGAGCTATTGCTTCTCGACGAACCCTACGTCGGCCTCGACACCCACAACACCTCAGTGTTCTACCGCCACCTGCTCCCGCAGGCCGATAGCGGGCGCACGATCGTCATGGCTACGCACCACATCGACGACGCCGCGAAAGTGCTGGACAGCGCGGTGATCTTGGGGCGTGATGGTGTCGTCGTCAAGCAATGTGTTCCTGAGGACGCCGACCGGTACGCAGTGGCCGGCCCCGAGCTTGTGCCTATCGACGACGCGCCGCGCCACGCACGAGCCGCCAAGTTCGACGACCTCATCGAGCACGTCCTGGAGGTGTCGTAA
- a CDS encoding GntR family transcriptional regulator yields the protein MNSDAEPLFVQVANFVADLIVDGSLKPGDQAPSTNQLAQFHEINPATARKGLTLLADDHVLEKRRGLGMFVTDGARERILATRRDAFAGHYIAPLIDEAVHLGYSRTDLHDLIDRVAESRGMYQ from the coding sequence TTGAATTCCGACGCCGAGCCGTTGTTCGTGCAGGTCGCGAACTTCGTCGCGGACCTCATCGTCGACGGCTCCCTGAAGCCCGGCGACCAGGCCCCCTCCACCAACCAGCTCGCGCAGTTCCACGAAATTAACCCGGCCACCGCGCGCAAGGGGCTGACATTGCTTGCCGACGACCACGTGCTGGAAAAGCGTCGCGGCCTCGGCATGTTCGTCACCGACGGCGCCCGCGAGCGCATCCTGGCCACGCGCCGCGACGCGTTCGCCGGCCACTACATCGCCCCGCTTATCGACGAAGCCGTGCACCTCGGCTACTCCCGCACCGACCTCCACGACCTCATCGACCGCGTCGCAGAAAGCAGAGGAATGTACCAATGA
- a CDS encoding NYN domain-containing protein: protein MLERTLVFVDTSYLLASFYNSWEIGARAQLEIDLPEVVTTLGDMITNQLHQPIHRQFWYDGIPDSGPHRYQRALRTCDGVQLRTSQLIEWGERRTQKGVDTRLVADLVVNGLSEKFTDFVLVSGDADMIPGVEEVTRHGTRMHLYGFGWDSMSSALRHACDSTTILDPREDFADAMRLQVLEGPLPPSIRERPLNDAKPLDEADGPTTVPGLGPEPLSQESAEASAPESAPDAPAEQASAGTSSGTSEEKPTPKPSDIVGAPVAQQRTQAPEEPELDEPSEAQVEANNESNKPGNQQVSSEKKPEAAAPKPGADSEEAPKPGPKPAPKPSMMAPRRKLRSRYVPLPEEVWTSAGFQTPYDVGQQYASWWFENAATMEQRDSAHLLSGGGLPPEIDRPLLQFACETLHEYTLTETQRVNLRDGFHSGIRGVLINIQRD, encoded by the coding sequence ATGCTTGAACGCACACTGGTGTTCGTCGACACGTCTTACCTGCTCGCGAGCTTTTACAACTCGTGGGAAATCGGCGCACGAGCTCAACTAGAAATCGATCTGCCGGAGGTTGTCACAACCCTCGGCGACATGATCACGAACCAACTCCATCAACCAATCCACCGCCAGTTCTGGTACGACGGCATCCCCGATTCGGGCCCGCACCGCTACCAGCGCGCGCTGCGCACCTGCGACGGCGTACAACTGCGCACCAGCCAACTGATCGAATGGGGCGAGCGCCGCACCCAAAAGGGCGTGGACACCCGCCTCGTCGCAGACCTTGTAGTCAACGGCCTGAGCGAGAAATTCACCGACTTCGTCCTCGTCTCCGGCGACGCCGATATGATCCCCGGCGTCGAAGAAGTCACCCGCCACGGCACCCGCATGCACCTCTACGGCTTCGGCTGGGACTCCATGTCCTCCGCCCTTCGCCACGCGTGCGACAGCACCACCATCCTCGACCCGCGCGAAGACTTCGCCGACGCCATGCGGCTGCAAGTGCTCGAGGGCCCGCTGCCGCCGTCCATCAGGGAGCGCCCGCTTAACGACGCCAAACCACTCGACGAAGCCGACGGCCCCACCACCGTGCCCGGCCTCGGTCCAGAGCCACTGAGCCAGGAAAGCGCGGAAGCGTCCGCGCCGGAGTCCGCCCCGGACGCCCCTGCCGAGCAGGCCTCTGCGGGCACCTCCTCCGGGACCTCGGAGGAAAAGCCCACCCCGAAGCCGTCCGACATTGTCGGCGCGCCGGTGGCGCAGCAGCGCACCCAGGCCCCGGAGGAACCCGAACTCGACGAGCCTTCCGAGGCACAGGTCGAGGCGAATAACGAGTCCAACAAGCCGGGCAACCAGCAGGTCTCTAGCGAAAAGAAGCCTGAGGCGGCTGCGCCGAAACCGGGTGCCGATTCCGAGGAGGCACCCAAGCCAGGCCCGAAGCCCGCACCGAAACCGTCGATGATGGCGCCGCGCCGCAAACTCCGCAGCCGGTACGTGCCTCTGCCGGAGGAAGTCTGGACTTCCGCCGGCTTCCAAACCCCCTACGACGTGGGACAGCAATACGCCTCCTGGTGGTTCGAAAACGCCGCGACAATGGAGCAGCGCGATAGCGCCCACCTGCTGTCCGGCGGCGGGCTACCCCCGGAGATCGACCGGCCGCTACTGCAGTTCGCCTGCGAAACGCTGCACGAATACACGCTGACAGAGACCCAGCGCGTGAACCTTCGCGACGGGTTCCACTCCGGCATTCGCGGCGTGCTGATTAACATCCAGCGGGACTAG
- a CDS encoding PspA/IM30 family protein yields MANPFTKGWKYLMQSFDSKIDQNADPKVQIQQAVDAAKKQHQEVSQHAANIIGNRNQLQMKLERLIKSQEDLQNKARTALSAADKATAAGDADKAQQFNSTAEVIATQLVSVEQELEQTKQAYASAEQAANEAQAKQKESEARLKEQMAQVSQLESQLNQAKMQEQTAATMDSMNQFNSDDVPTLDGVRDKIERRYANALGQQELMKDSMTDRMAEIESGTSDVAAASRLDEIRASMGGELESGTSGAAASADRQIEAGSDDALADAEAYINEDEAADGNDR; encoded by the coding sequence ATGGCGAACCCGTTTACCAAGGGTTGGAAGTACCTGATGCAATCCTTCGACTCCAAGATCGACCAGAACGCGGATCCGAAGGTGCAGATCCAGCAGGCGGTCGACGCGGCGAAGAAGCAGCACCAAGAAGTTTCGCAGCACGCCGCGAACATCATCGGCAACCGCAACCAGCTGCAGATGAAGCTCGAGCGCCTGATCAAGTCCCAGGAGGACCTGCAGAACAAGGCACGCACCGCCCTTTCCGCCGCGGATAAGGCCACCGCCGCCGGCGATGCGGACAAGGCGCAGCAGTTCAACTCCACCGCCGAGGTCATCGCAACGCAGCTGGTTTCCGTCGAGCAGGAGCTCGAACAGACGAAGCAGGCCTACGCGTCCGCCGAGCAGGCCGCCAACGAGGCCCAGGCGAAGCAGAAGGAGTCCGAGGCGCGCCTGAAGGAACAGATGGCGCAGGTCTCCCAGCTGGAATCCCAGTTGAACCAGGCCAAGATGCAAGAGCAGACGGCCGCGACTATGGATTCCATGAACCAGTTCAACTCCGACGACGTGCCCACCCTCGACGGCGTGCGCGACAAGATCGAGCGCCGCTACGCCAACGCGCTGGGCCAGCAGGAGCTGATGAAGGACTCCATGACCGACCGCATGGCCGAGATCGAGTCCGGCACCTCCGACGTCGCCGCCGCGAGCCGCCTCGACGAAATCCGCGCGTCCATGGGTGGCGAACTCGAGTCCGGCACCTCCGGTGCCGCTGCTTCTGCCGACCGCCAGATCGAGGCGGGTTCGGACGACGCTCTCGCTGATGCCGAGGCGTACATCAACGAGGATGAGGCAGCCGACGGCAACGACCGCTAG
- the trxA gene encoding thioredoxin — protein MSTIDVTEDTFQETITKDGIVFVDAWADWCGPCKQFAPTYEKASEKHTDVTFAKLDTEANQQLAAALEIQAIPTLMAFRDGIMLFQQAGAMPPAAFDDVIQQVKDLDMDDVRRQIAEQNAGQE, from the coding sequence TTGAGCACTATCGATGTAACCGAAGACACCTTCCAGGAAACCATCACCAAGGACGGCATCGTGTTTGTCGACGCCTGGGCTGACTGGTGCGGCCCGTGCAAGCAGTTCGCCCCGACGTACGAGAAGGCGTCTGAGAAGCACACCGACGTCACCTTTGCCAAGCTCGACACCGAGGCGAACCAGCAGCTTGCTGCCGCACTCGAGATTCAGGCGATCCCGACGCTGATGGCCTTCCGGGACGGCATCATGCTCTTCCAGCAGGCGGGCGCTATGCCACCGGCAGCGTTCGACGACGTCATTCAGCAGGTGAAGGACCTCGACATGGACGACGTCCGCCGCCAGATCGCCGAGCAGAACGCCGGCCAGGAGTAG
- a CDS encoding transporter yields MTKTYRISGPDDEVAVASLADELSMVEGAHEVDIDIEQGILTVVGFIFTDEDVRLAAVNAGYELHY; encoded by the coding sequence ATGACGAAGACCTACCGCATTTCGGGGCCGGACGATGAAGTGGCTGTCGCATCGCTTGCCGACGAACTGTCGATGGTCGAGGGCGCACACGAGGTTGACATCGACATCGAGCAGGGCATCCTTACTGTTGTTGGATTCATCTTCACCGACGAAGATGTCCGCCTCGCCGCGGTAAACGCGGGATACGAACTACACTACTGA
- a CDS encoding heavy-metal-associated domain-containing protein: MAQRTFQVEGMTCGHCELSVQEEISEIAGVTGVKADHTSGNVVVDGEGYADTDIAAAVEEAGYKLAQ; this comes from the coding sequence ATGGCACAGCGCACATTCCAGGTTGAGGGTATGACCTGCGGGCACTGCGAATTGAGCGTGCAGGAGGAGATTTCCGAGATTGCAGGTGTGACCGGCGTGAAGGCCGATCACACCTCCGGCAACGTTGTCGTGGACGGCGAAGGCTACGCCGACACCGACATCGCCGCTGCCGTTGAGGAAGCGGGCTACAAGCTGGCCCAGTAG
- a CDS encoding heavy metal translocating P-type ATPase — protein sequence MTQTPTALEHIELGVTGMTCSSCSSRIQRKLNKLDGVDATVNYSTETAAVSYDPASATPQSLIDEVRNAGYDAFEMRDEAAGDEVSSSSDALDEARDEEAEKLKRTTIWSALVSLPVMLVSMIPALQFENWEFAALAATTLVYFAGGAVFHRATWVNLKHGAATMDTLITLGTTAAYLWSIWALFIGPPGEPIYLETACVVITFLLLGRWFETRAKGQSSEALRELLSMGAKDAAVIRDGKEVRVPIAHVTVGDQFVVRPGEKIATDGRVVSGHSAIDESMLTGESVPVEVAEGDAVTGATLNTSGRLVVEATRVGSETTLAQMGKLVKDAQAGKAPVERLVDRISRVFVPTVIVAALVTLVVHLLLGNAVDDAFTAAVAVLIIACPCALGLATPTAILVGTGRGAQLGLLIKGADVLESTRQVDTVVMDKTGTVTTGQMGVASVAAGSGFTEDEVLRLAAGVEAGSEHPIARAIVAAADSVPASTGFENLPGRGATARIDDTPVHVGRPTGGLGALAGEFDSAEQGGATAVAVEVHGAVAGVIAVRDTVKEDSADAVARLRELGLTPHLLTGDNQGVAEAIAAEVGIDPANVTAGVLPEQKVDVVKQLQEAGHQVAMVGDGVNDAAALAQADLGMAMGAGTDVAIEASDITLMHSSLMSAVDAIRLSRKTLKTIKGNLFWAFAYNVVLIPVAAIGLLDPMLAGIAMAFSSVFVVSNSLRLRAFNTVTRGS from the coding sequence ATGACCCAAACTCCCACGGCGCTTGAACACATCGAACTCGGCGTGACAGGGATGACCTGCTCGTCGTGTTCGTCGCGCATCCAGCGCAAATTGAACAAACTCGACGGTGTTGATGCCACCGTGAACTACTCCACGGAAACCGCCGCCGTCTCCTACGACCCTGCGTCCGCGACCCCGCAATCGCTTATCGACGAAGTCCGCAACGCCGGCTACGACGCCTTCGAGATGCGGGATGAGGCTGCGGGAGACGAGGTGTCGTCGTCAAGCGATGCTTTGGACGAGGCCCGCGACGAAGAGGCCGAAAAACTCAAGCGCACCACGATCTGGTCGGCGCTGGTGTCGCTGCCGGTGATGCTGGTGAGCATGATCCCGGCGCTGCAGTTTGAAAACTGGGAATTCGCGGCGCTCGCAGCGACAACGCTCGTGTACTTCGCGGGCGGTGCCGTGTTCCACCGCGCAACGTGGGTGAATCTGAAGCACGGCGCGGCGACGATGGACACGCTGATCACGCTCGGAACCACCGCTGCGTACCTCTGGTCCATCTGGGCGCTGTTTATCGGACCGCCGGGCGAGCCGATCTATCTGGAAACCGCGTGTGTGGTGATCACGTTCCTGCTGCTCGGCAGGTGGTTTGAGACCCGCGCGAAGGGCCAGTCCTCTGAGGCGCTGCGTGAACTGCTGAGCATGGGTGCCAAGGACGCCGCCGTGATCCGCGACGGCAAGGAAGTCCGCGTGCCCATTGCCCATGTGACGGTCGGCGATCAATTTGTCGTACGCCCGGGCGAGAAAATCGCCACGGACGGGCGTGTGGTCTCCGGGCACTCGGCTATCGACGAATCCATGCTCACCGGCGAATCCGTCCCCGTCGAGGTGGCCGAGGGCGACGCTGTTACCGGCGCGACCCTGAACACCTCCGGGCGCCTGGTTGTGGAGGCCACCCGCGTCGGCTCCGAGACCACGTTGGCGCAGATGGGCAAGCTGGTCAAGGACGCCCAAGCCGGCAAGGCCCCGGTGGAGCGGCTGGTCGACCGGATCTCGCGCGTATTCGTGCCGACGGTGATCGTGGCCGCGCTGGTCACACTGGTGGTGCACTTGCTGCTGGGCAACGCGGTCGACGACGCCTTCACCGCCGCCGTGGCCGTACTCATCATCGCTTGCCCGTGCGCGCTTGGTCTTGCGACCCCGACCGCGATCCTGGTGGGCACCGGCCGCGGCGCGCAGTTGGGCCTACTAATTAAGGGCGCGGACGTGCTCGAATCGACGCGCCAGGTGGACACCGTGGTGATGGATAAGACCGGCACCGTGACCACCGGCCAGATGGGTGTAGCCTCCGTGGCCGCGGGTTCCGGGTTTACCGAGGACGAGGTGCTGCGCCTCGCCGCCGGCGTGGAGGCAGGCTCGGAGCACCCGATCGCTCGCGCCATCGTTGCCGCAGCCGACTCGGTGCCCGCATCCACCGGCTTTGAAAACCTGCCGGGTCGCGGGGCGACCGCGCGTATCGACGACACCCCCGTCCACGTCGGCCGCCCCACCGGCGGCCTCGGCGCCCTGGCGGGCGAATTTGACTCGGCCGAGCAGGGTGGCGCGACAGCCGTCGCCGTGGAGGTCCACGGTGCCGTCGCCGGTGTGATCGCGGTGCGCGACACGGTGAAGGAGGACTCCGCCGATGCTGTGGCCCGCCTGCGGGAGCTCGGCCTGACCCCGCACCTGCTCACCGGCGACAACCAAGGCGTCGCAGAAGCCATTGCGGCCGAGGTGGGCATCGACCCTGCCAACGTCACCGCAGGTGTGCTGCCGGAACAGAAGGTTGACGTGGTCAAGCAACTGCAGGAGGCGGGCCACCAGGTGGCGATGGTCGGCGACGGCGTGAACGATGCGGCTGCGCTGGCCCAGGCCGATCTGGGCATGGCGATGGGGGCCGGCACCGACGTGGCCATCGAGGCGTCCGACATCACGCTGATGCACTCGTCGCTGATGTCCGCCGTGGACGCGATCCGGCTGTCCCGCAAGACGCTGAAGACGATCAAGGGCAACCTGTTCTGGGCGTTCGCCTACAACGTGGTGCTTATCCCGGTCGCCGCGATCGGTCTTCTGGACCCGATGCTCGCCGGCATCGCGATGGCGTTCTCGTCGGTGTTCGTCGTGTCGAACTCACTGCGCCTGCGGGCGTTCAACACAGTTACGCGCGGCTCCTAG